A genomic stretch from Psilocybe cubensis strain MGC-MH-2018 chromosome 1, whole genome shotgun sequence includes:
- a CDS encoding DENN domain-containing protein (DENN domain-containing protein C297.05), with the protein MPPARSPTLPATAHTASPIPPDRILKSRFSDQSLESNRKGRLGLQRGMDPIKDAAAWSARNPGTEAATPIINVSVTTHLSPPPNSASADAVELDVALADELDYITVNSTADSSPNALASRPDKASRILGIRHRKSMEPIPASARNSIVSTRSLRDPPPVASFVPTLPLTSLYVVSGLPKSPHTWTLADPDSVLGLHHSESAVNRWWRPEVLGSTVSPGAGGGKKKKRGKSEEVSKGAGALTKQEVGKMLSKALKLSFTREVEVIASTLQPASTIHTFTFNLPAPNTPLAPTPSGDLLRASVLANPDNRSSAASFSYPYSDDPFARPSSAYLGPPSLLERGAHSAPAGVSGNNAGDINPSSSNTIAYYGVCLTVWSHADAERSSAIRRTLEAGRSRKESAQSAVASRLKNLRADLSGSASDTQDPTSQARRSAKRNSRGPWADVETDGETEADGAMSESDFEVASTIGHGPGESTLFLPGDTVFWLPYALTLVSRHPVYDLMRDYLTLSWARFSKDVQSHTLQISKILAHPAPRAGDLIKLDASPKNDGSDSNLEVVARFPGGLDFGRGLVDINFTMWPLFKCLSIDNILTVCEIALAPTGRVIFFSRYPAMLGIAVCTIKYLVELRGWNGIALPAVHSRDAKIYIDDPGPWIMGLATEARYSVRAAPEVCICDLDINYLSCPSPPPNMVSTKQQREKYRQKLLAAFDTHYHPDHSVPSEFKEAFPAGRFRPVCKIQAKRGASSAAVADQIKPPEWWHSTRIIQAFDSVLADKFKKPSFLKRISMFGNPRRPPQLTAAEQLIQHSIRKRATAFVDARDDLETKIGRLSRRLNFLMTESDLWRDKFVTFEQYAEKLSAEANQLRTKINKEQRETKRLSGLVTLTAVEKTKLQNQLRDTENAHKEAILELERMKETMDRMEQERAEMVAEVEAQIERALASMAVEMDDSDYGSSRPNSRLSNISGTRSRRASDAAKSRHLRSFGTESTLAESYGIEAVEEEETIADKPRGTETILEDDEEELSVSKKKRFSASDVEVPQDGMNAVDEGISQKSENIAQKVLEIQQKLESALSTDRRPTRWKSHSSTQESGEDSEVGSTRSRHSRTRRTNGSNKASSKPRTRSGTTSSTQTSTPTIKPEELKKAALPQLKPALSSPVESESKTPTRETFFDDTLDESGEKTPELVPSGENEDIAQKANVSAAPVPQPIGLTDDSDTDFQSAYSRSTSPRESYVSIENLDIEATILPDGSSAENIEDRLSAPPKSRRERVSSTSTTKEISEPLPAPSSSTTPIPVRVRVANIDKRA; encoded by the exons ATGCCGCCTGCCAGGAGCCCAACTCTCCCTGCGACAGCACATACAGCGAGTCCTATACCCCCAGACCGTATTCTCAAGTCGCGCTTTTCAGACCAGTCGCTCGAGAGCAATAGAAAGGGTAGGCTAGGGTTGCAGCGAGGAATGGATCCCATAAAAGATGCCGCTGCCTGGTCTGCCAGAAACCCAGGCACTGAAGCGGCTACTCCGATCATTAACGTTTCTGTCACAACCCATctctctcctccacccaacTCTGCATCTGCCGACGCCGTCGAACTCGACGTCGCTCTTGCCGACGAGCTCGACTACATCACCGTCAATAGTACCGCCGACTCTAGTCCTAACGCCCTTGCTTCGCGTCCAGACAAGGCCTCAAGAATACTGGGCATCAGACATCGCAAAAGCATGGAGCCCATACCCGCCTCCGCTCGTAATTCAATCGTATCCACTCGTTCACTGCGCGATCCGCCCCCTGTAGCTTCTTTTGTACCAACTTTACCTTTAACATCTCTATATGTCGTATCTGGCCTGCCCAAATCACCCCATACATGGACCCTCGCCGATCCCGATTCTGTTCTGGGATTGCACCACAGCGAAAGCGCTGTTAACCGCTGGTGGAGACCAGAGGTTTTAGGAAGCACCGTCAGTCCAGGTGCTGGAGgggggaagaaaaagaaacgcgGAAAAAGTGAGGAAGTTTCCAAGGGCGCTGGAGCGCTCACCAAACAGGAAGTTGGCAAAATGCTGTCAAAGGCCCTCAAA CTCTCGTTCACTCGTGAAGTTGAGGTTATtgcttcaactcttcaaccTGCATCCACTATACACACATTCACTTTTAATCTACCTGCACCCAATACACCCCTCGCCCCCACTCCTTCGGGCGACCTGCTACGCGCCTCCGTTCTCGCAAATCCAGACAATCGCTCTTCCGCTGCGAGTTTTTCGTATCCGTACAGTGACGACCCCTTTGCCCGCCCATCATCCGCCTATCTCGGACCTCCGAGCCTGTTGGAAAGGGGCGCCCACAGCGCCCCTGCAGGCGTTTCTGGGAACAACGCTGGTGATATAAACCCATCTTCAAGCAATACCATCGCGTATTACGGCGTTTGCTTGACCGTCTGGTCGCACGCGGATGCCGAACGCAGCAGCGCGATCCGACGCACCCTTGAAGCTGGGAGGTCCCGAAAGGAATCTGCTCAATCTGCCGTCGCCTCCCGCCTGAAAAATCTAAGGGCAGATTTATCAGGTTCGGCGAGCGATACTCAGGATCCCACAAGTCAAGCTCGACGCAGTGCCAAGAGAAACTCCAGAGGACCTTGGGCCGATGTCGAGACTGACGGCGAAACTGAGGCGGACGGTGCCATGAGTGAGAGCGACTTTGAAGTCGCAAGCACAATTGGTCACGGCCCTGGTGAGAGCACTTTATTCCTACCAGGCGACACTGTCTTCTGGCTTCCATATGCGCTCA CTCTCGTATCTCGCCACCCTGTCTACGATTTAATGAGAGATTATCTGACACTATCATGGGCCCGCTTCTCAAAGGATGTTCAATCTCACACCCTTCAAATATCCAAAATTCTTGCCCACCCAGCACCTCGCGCAGGAGATTTGATTAAGCTCGATGCCAGTCCCAAGAATGATGGCAGCGACTCCAACTTGGAAGTTGTTGCTCGGTTCCCTGGAGGACTTGATTTCGGCCGAGGATTGGTTGACATCAATTTCACGATGTGGCCTCTCTTCAAGTGTTTGAGTATCGATAATATCCTAACAGTATGTGAG ATCGCCCTGGCACCCACTGGAAGAGTTATCTTCTTCTCCAGATATCCAGCTATGCTCGGT ATTGCTGTGTGTACCATTAAATATCTCGTGGAACTGCGTGGATGGAATGGTATTGCTCTGCCTGCCGTCCACTCTCGCGATGCAAAGATCTATATTGATGACCCTGGCCCGTGGATTATGGGTCTCGCCACGGAGGCAAGATATAGCGTCAGAGCAGCTCCAGAGGTGTGCATATGCGACCT GGATATCAACTACTT GAGTTGCCCTTCGCCCCCACCAAACATGGTGTCTACCAAACAGCAACGGGAGAAATATAGACAAAAACTCCTTGCTGCTTTTGACACTCACTATCACCCTGATCATTCTGTACCTAG TGAATTCAAAGAGGCTTTCCCAGCTGGACGATTTAGGCCTGTGTGTAAGATCCAAGCCAAGCGTGGAGCGTCCTCTGCTGCCGTCGCGGACCAAATTAAACCTCCCGAATGGTGGCATTCGACCCGCATTATTCAAGCCTTTGACAGTGTCCTTGCAGACAAG TTCAAAAAGCCTTCCTTCCTCAAAAGAATCAGCATGTTCGGTAACCCTAGGCGCCCACCCCAGTTGACCGCTGCCGAACAGCTCATCCAGCATTCGATTCGCAAACGTGCCACCGCATTCGTCGATGCTCGTGACGATCTTGAGACGAAGATTGGGAGACTCTCCCGCAGACTTAATTTCCTCATGACGGAGTCTGACTTGTGGCGAGATAAATTCGTTACTTTCGAACAGTATGCTGAGAAGTTGAGCGCAGAGGCGAACCAATTGAGGACAAAGATCAACAAAGAGCAGAGAGAAACCAAGCGCCTTTCTGGTCTCGTCACGTTGACCGCTGTGGAAAAGACCAAGCTCCAGAATC AATTGCGAGATACTGAGAATGCTCATAAAGAGGCCATATTAGAACTTGAACGCATGAAGGAAACCATGGACCGGATGGAACAGGAACGTGCTGAGATGGTTGCTGAGGTTGAGGCTCAAATCGAACGAGCCTTGGCTTCAATGGCTGTCGAGATGGATGATTCGGACTATGGTAGTTCAAGGCCTAACAGTCGCCTCTCAAACATCTCTGGTACTCGTTCAAGACGCGCCAGCGATGCTGCTAAGTCGAGGCATCTCCGCTCATTTGGCACTGAATCAACATTGGCCGAATCCTACGGAATCGAAGCCgtagaagaggaagaaaccATTGCTGACAAGCCGAGAGGGACAGAGACCATTCTtgaggacgatgaagaagagctcTCTGTGAGCAAGAAGAAACGGTTTTCTGCCTCTGACGTTGAAGTACCTCAAGATGGCATGAATGCCGTCGACGAAGGCATCAGCCAAAAGAGTGAGAATATTGCACAAAAGGTTTTGGAGATTCAGCAAAAG CTTGAATCCGCGCTTTCAACGGACCGCCGACCGACCAGATGGAAATCTCACTCTTCTACTCAGGAAAGTGGCGAAGACTCTGAGGTTGGATCTACTCGATCGCGCCACTCTCGAACCCGGCGTACAAATGGTTCTAATAAAGCTTCGTCCAAACCCAGAACAAGAAGCGGAACAACATCATCCACACAAACAAGCACCCCTACTATCAAACCAGAGGAACTTAAGAAGGCTGCGTTGCCGCAGCTCAAACCCGCCTTGAGCAGTCCGGTTGAATCAGAGAGCAAGACACCTACTCGCGAAACCTTCTTTGACGATACCCTCGATGAATCTGGCGAAAAGACCCCGGAACTTGTTCCTTCTGGTGAAAATGAAGATATTGCGCAAAAGGCTAATGTCAGTGCGGCACCTGTCCCGCAGCCTATTGGACTCACAGATGACTCGGATACCGATTTCCAAAGCGCTTACTCCCGTTCTACCAGTCCTCGTGAAAGTTACGTTAGTATTGAAAATCTTGACATCGAGGCTACCATTCTTCCTGACGGTTCGTCTGCCGAAAATATCGAAGATCGCTTATCCGCGCCTCCGAAAAGCAGAAGAGAGCGAGTCTCCAGTACATCCACCACTAAAGAGATTTCAGAACCCCTCCCTGCGCCGTCTTCCTCCACAACTCCTATTCCAGTGCGAGTGCGTGTAGCCAACATCGACAAACGTGCCTAA